A genomic segment from Thermodesulfobacteriota bacterium encodes:
- a CDS encoding DUF1801 domain-containing protein yields the protein MTTTPKKTRSAAKETKGAGSPSRLIDARIDELGDWRGKTLARIRALVKEADPEVVEEWKWRGVPVWSHAGIICTGETYKKAVKMTFARGASLEDPSGLFNSSLEGNTRRAIDLHEGDEIDEKALKALVRAAVALNTSK from the coding sequence ATGACGACAACCCCGAAGAAAACCAGGAGCGCCGCGAAGGAAACGAAAGGAGCGGGCTCCCCCTCGCGGCTGATAGACGCGCGAATCGACGAGCTCGGCGACTGGCGCGGCAAGACTCTCGCCCGGATACGCGCCCTCGTCAAGGAGGCCGATCCCGAGGTCGTTGAGGAATGGAAGTGGCGCGGCGTTCCCGTGTGGTCGCACGCCGGAATAATCTGCACCGGCGAGACGTACAAGAAGGCCGTGAAGATGACCTTCGCCAGGGGCGCTTCGCTCGAAGACCCTTCGGGCCTCTTCAACTCGAGCCTCGAAGGCAACACCAGGCGCGCCATCGACTTGCACGAGGGCGACGAGATCGACGAAAAGGCGCTCAAGGCCCTCGTCCGCGCGGCTGTGGCCCTCAACACGTCGAAGTGA